The Hydra vulgaris chromosome 11, alternate assembly HydraT2T_AEP genome contains a region encoding:
- the LOC105843263 gene encoding isopentenyl-diphosphate Delta-isomerase 1 produces the protein MLKFFSRSMSSSCSLGIFSNASELQIQQMNEKIVLVDENDKVLGSVSKRDSHELQIDGNSQLHRAFSVFLFNSKNELLLQQRSASKVTFPNYLTNTCCSHPRFNQEELVEYNHLGVKLAAQRRLLYELGILEEQVPIEAMHHLTRIHYFAKYNHHWAEHELDHVILIKSDVDLSNVNSDEVQHTQYVNQNRLRVMMDDKKFKATPWFRYIYDGFLFNWWSKLDDLSTCQDDLIHRAGNQTI, from the exons atgttAAAGTTCTTTTCACGAAGCATGAGTTCCAGTTGTTCTCTGGGAATTTTTAGTAATGCAAGTGAATTACAAATTCAACAAATGAATGAGAAGATTGTTTTAGTTGACGAAAATGACAAAGTGTTAGGCTCAGTAAGCAAAAGAGATTCTCACGAACTGCAGATAGATGGAAATAGTCAGTTACATCGTgcatttagtgtttttttatttaattccaaAAATGAACTTTTGCTGCAGCAAAGATCAGCTTCCAAAGTAACATTTCctaattatttaactaatacATGTTGTAGTCATCCTCGTTTTAATCAGGAAGAATTAGTGGAGTATAATCATCTTGGAGTAAAACTAGCAGCTCAGAGAAGGCTTCTTTATGAACTGGGGATCTTGGAAGAACaa gttCCAATTGAAGCAATGCATCACTTAACGCGAATtcattattttgcaaaatataatcATCATTGGGCTGAACACGAACTCGATCAtgtgattttaataaaaagtgatGTGGATCTTTCAAATGTCAACTCAGATGAAGTCCAGCACACCCAGTATGTTAATCAAAATCGATTGAGAGTAATGATggatgataaaaaatttaaagcaaccCCTTggtttagatatatatatgatgGATTCTTGTTTAATTGGTGGTCAAAGTTAGATGATCTTTCAACATGTCAAGATGATCTTATACACAGGGCTGGCaatcaaactatttaa